A section of the Drosophila subobscura isolate 14011-0131.10 chromosome A, UCBerk_Dsub_1.0, whole genome shotgun sequence genome encodes:
- the LOC117903848 gene encoding flocculation protein FLO11 isoform X3 — protein MMEQGARKQTATTATTTTTRSKSSASEAPSIVASTSTSTTTTTSSSSSSSSSATCSATVVVKQRPPPLKTATTTVTTTLVSSNEGGQPLPPIAQASCRAGGIATLTTPSTPRIELSRASSSSHHEEDSRESSPENVFEQVGTGTLQETIGLGFREEGALELRSSTEELYFMDPEQKKEEQERMQQQQQQQQQQQQQQQQQQQATTKRSSPHIFKFDDHQSYLQQHQRKDSASSEVAALLCISGRTSRISSVGSQGSAVSRLSAVSGVSRSPSPHRMLLETSFCGPKPLEQTSAAASSSAHSHAATSAAGGGVVTGGVPGGVAANTALLEQLLLARKHDPTQAVLAEGIKVLPPAPGTGTGTSSGSRRSKLANGGDPKAKAAAGSSTIMGGQRRSTKSPGQMVIGKTPSGTEYIRINLRPDHMYSDRGIAANERVVEAPNQLTPVYSASASASAGQPKPPASLSLQGGGAVAGHDENRLTPTASPKPGRHALRLGSRSPSPSPAAASVSRKSSFSSLFRLGKDSPDSPRDSARSRSKSKERSGAAAATATTATGSSQNVTPSKQKSVLAIFKSGKRGSSSGGGGGTDGTKSSKSSSPIEPSCEPPPPPPPAPGSAGSSGGRSRTPAGSRPGSRLRYYDEPVEGVIHIPLHTPPEEREARTLLQGIQNLIAAPSPPPIQARTPQPSAQSQSQSQLQQLPAASCGAVPVTGNGSGATITASQLAAAAAALRPVGQRKAVAQRPDLDAIQSLPSQEEVEKEKDWSQEVQAQSVSSVVSARASNLAQIHQEQTPETEPEPPSVRENGLGEMQRLPSVDSTQSACEPPRLVHTVATVSAPQTEDAAAKERRRLLFATRLGSGSQEQIFSTQFSISKTESQSSQLSEQVLESGSNSTASDAPPTTASATADGLQRQGTVIRRSELGSSVPPPPPPRGISSSEEEQPPERSHLPAAVVMRSKHRSRPTSEDEAPAAAPAADLRHSRYLENFDVRRKLHENVPPEGRELRRRQQEGGAAAASAIPVPRKPKRQSVPESRRETSQSSGGATPTTPTPTATPTPTPTPAAAAAVSAGGRPATPTGKGSGLDTPTPTASPEPMLASPLAERRLSLSTDEHEPVESSESERDSDMAGSSSVTTAVAVGGEGQGQGQGQGKRHHFPRNVCVIEEHESTGLVSQESFDDELPYIPTTLPEERAQGVPLIPMKERANMELKTCPVDRPRSTTPLNPSHLEEYCTGIMTPQEAPHAAVHELDNGAAAAAAGGGAAGGAAGGAAAGPVRGEKLRISLPRKESVGKEGRAGPGQSAKSPRRISNASGKSWFEFAEEGLRANNLERKDSSKQLLPAQGAVPAPAPVPAAAPTPAATGLEEPKPKASTQRKLSGHWIDFENIPEKRKPAKRITTLPKETIAASNTATTSSSSACGSGHRSGGSVPGSGSGHHHHHHQHQHQHQARPGSQEVNTAGASDKLHYNYVKPEDCQCECHEAERGESSTATMGAGDSSTGTGTGTGTTSESLASVDLLQQGEDMLPLLEPEPQPERRVYADEELPAPMLRHSGKSSAAARTQMEEFPRRDIGSSPRNRKFPDRK, from the exons ATGATGGAGCAAGGTGCACGGAAACAGACAGCGACAAccgcaacgacgacgacgacgcggAGTAAAAGCAGCGCCAGCGAAGCGCCCAGCATtgtggccagcaccagcaccagcaccaccaccaccacctcctcctcatcatcgtcatcctcgtcGGCCACCTGCTCGGCGACGGTTGTGGTTAAGCAGCGGCCGCCACCGCTGAagacggcaacgacaacggtGACCACGACGCTGGTCAGCAGCAATGAGGGCGGACAGCCGCTGCCACCCATTGCCCAGGCCAGCTGCCGTGCGGGCGGCATTGCCACCCTGACAACACCCTCAACGCCGAGGATCGAGCTGAGTCGCGCCTCCAGCTCATCGCACCACGAGGAGGATAGCCGTGAGAGCAGTCCCGAGAATGTCTTCGAGCAG GTCGGCACTGGCACCCTACAGGAAACAATTGGCCTTGGCTTTCGGGAGGAGGGCGCCCTGGAGCTACGCAGCTCCACCGAGGAACTCTACTTCATGGATCCCGAACAgaaaaaggaggagcaggagcgaatgcaacagcagcaacagcaacagcagcagcagcagcaacagcaacagcaacagcagcag GCGACCACGAAGCGCTCCTCGCCGCACATCTTCAAGTTTGACGACCATCAGAGctacctgcagcagcaccagcgcaAGGACTCGGCCAGCTCGGAGGTGGCCGCCTTGCTCTGCATCTCGGGCCGCACCAGCCGCATCTCGAGTGTCGGCAGCCAGGGCTCGGCCGTGAGCCGCCTCTCCGCGGTGTCCGGCGTCTCGCGCTCACCCTCGCCCCATCGCATGCTGCTGGAGACTTCCTTCTGCGGTCCCAAGCCACTGGAGCAGACCTCCGCGGCGGCCAGCTCCTCCGCCCACAGTCACGCAGCGACCTCGGCGGCTGGCGGGGGCGTGGTCACGGGCGGAGTGCCCGGCGGTGTGGCGGCCAATAcggcgctgctggagcagctgctgctggcgcgcAAGCACGATCCCACCCAGGCGGTGCTGGCCGAAGGCATCAAGGTGCTGCCCCCAgccccaggcacaggcacaggcaccagcagcggcagccgcagaagCAAGCTGGCCAACGGCGGGGACCCAAAGGCCAAGGCAGCCGCCGGCAGCTCAACGATCATGGGCGGACAGCGGCGGAGCACCAAGAGTCCCGGCCAGATGGTCATCGGCAAGACGCCCAGCGGCACGGAGTACATTCGAATCAATCTGCGCCCGGATCACATGTACAGCGACAGGGGCATAGCGGCCAACGAGCGTGTGGTGGAGGCGCCCAACCAGCTGACGCCCGTCTActcagcctccgcctccgcctccgccggACAGCCCAAGCCACCCGCCTCGCTGAGCCTGCAGGGCGGTGGCGCCGTGGCCGGGCACGACGAGAACCGCTTGACGCCAACGGCAAGCCCCAAGCCCGGTCGGCATGCCCTGCGGCTGGGCAGTCGCTCGCCCTCGCCTTCGCCGGCGGCGGCTTCTGTGTCGCGCAAAAGCTCCTTCAGCTCCCTCTTCCGGCTGGGCAAGGACTCGCCGGACTCGCCGCGGGACTCCGCCCGCTCGCGCAGCAAAAGCAAGGAGCGCTCgggggcggcggcagcgacgGCAACAACGGCCACCGGCTCCTCCCAGAATGTGACGCCCAGCAAGCAAAAGTCGGTGCTGGCCATCTTCAAGTCGGGCaagcggggcagcagcagcggcggcggcggcggcaccgaTGGCACCAAGAGCTCCAAGAGCTCCTCCCCCATCGAGCCGAGCTGcgagccaccgccgccaccaccgccggcACCCGGCTCGGCGGGCTCATCGGGCGGACGCAGCCGCACTCCGGCGGGGAGTCGGCCGGGCAGTCGCCTGCGGTACTACGATGAGCCGGTGGAGGGTGTCATCCACATACCGCTGCACACGCCGCCGGAGGAGCGGGAGGCACGCACCCTGCTGCAGGGCATACAGAATCTGATTGCAGCGCCCTCCCCGCCGCCCATCCAGGCCCGGACACCGCAGCCATCggcacagtcgcagtcgcagtcgcagttgcagcagctgccggccGCCTCCTGTGGAGCCGTGCCGGTGACCGGCAATGGATCGGGAGCCACCATCACGGCCAGTCAGTTGGCggcggccgccgctgccctGCGACCTGTGGGCCAGCGGAAGGCGGTGGCCCAGCGGCCGGACCTGGACGCCATTCAGTCGCTGCCCTcgcaggaggaggtggagaaggagaaggactGGAGCCAGGAGGTGCAAGCGCAATCGGTGAGCTCCGTGGTGAGTGCCCGAGCCTCCAACCTGGCCCAGATCCACCAGGAGCAAACGCCCGAGACGGAGCCCGAGCCCCCGTCCGTGCGGGAGAATGGTCTGGGGGAGATGCAGCGCCTGCCGTCGGTGGACAGCACGCAGAGTGCCTGCGAGCCGCCACGCCTGGTGCACACGGTGGCCACCGTCAGTGCGCCCCAAACGGAGGATGCCGCCGCCAAGGAGCGGCGCCGTCTGCTGTTCGCCACGCGGCTGGGCTCCGGCAGCCAGGAGCAGATCTTCTCCACGCAGTTCAGCATCTCGAAGACGGAGAGCCAGTCCAGCCAGCTGTCCGAACAGGTGCTGGAGTCCGGCAGCAATTCGACGGCCTCGGACGCGCCACCAACCACCGCCAGCGCCACCGCCGACGGACTGCAGCGTCAGGGCACGGTCATTCGTCGCTCGGAGTTGGGCTCCAGcgtgccaccgccgccgccaccgcgtggcatctccagctccgaggaggagcagccgccgGAGAGGAGCCACCTGCCAGCGGCAGTCGTGATGCGCTCCAAGCACAGATCGCGTCCAACCTCCGAGGACGAggcgccggcagcagccccagccgcgGATCTGCGCCACTCGCGTTACCTCGAGAATTTCGATGTGCGCCGCAAGCTGCACGAGAATGTGCCCCCCGAGGGCAGGGAGCTGCggcgcaggcagcaggagggtggagctgccgctgcaagtGCCATTCCGGTGCCACGGAAGCCCAAGCGGCAGAGTGTTCCCGAGTCCCGAC GCGAAACCTCGCAGAGCTCtggcggtgccacgcccactacaccaacacccacagccacacccacacccacacccacacctgcagctgcagctgccgtaTCCGCTGGAGGCAGGCCAGCAACGCCAACTGGAAAGGGTTCGGGACTGGATACTCCAACGCCCACGGCCAGCCCCGAGCCAATGCTCGCCTCGCCCCTGGCCGAGCGGCGCTTGTCGTTGTCCACGGACGAGCACGAGCCCGTGGAGTCGTCGGAGAGTGAACGCGACTCGGACATGGCTGGCAGCTCGTCGGTGACGACAGCCGTGGCCGTGGGCGGCGAGGGTCAGGGTCAGGGCCAGGGTCAGGGCAAGCGGCATCACTTTCCGCGCAACGTTTGCGTCATCGAGGAGCACGAGAGCACCGGCCTGGTGTCGCAGGAGTCCTTCGACGACGAGCTGCCGTACATACCGACAACGCTGCCGGAGGAGCGGGCGCAGGGGGTGCCCCTCATACCGATGAAGGAGCGCGCCAACATGGAGCTGAAGACGTGTCCCGTGGACAGGCCACGCTCGACAACGCCGCTGAATCCCTCGCACCTGGAGGAGTACTGCACGGGCATCATGACGCCCCAGGAGGCGCCACATGCGGCAGTCCATGAGCTGGACaatggagcggcagcagcagcagctggaggaggggCTGCAGGAGgggctgcaggaggagcagccgctggTCCTGTGAGGGGAGAAAAGCTGAGAATCAGCCTGCCGCGCAAGGAGTCGGTGGGCAAGGAGGGcagggccgggccgggccagAGCGCCAAGTCCCCGCGACGCATCTCCAATGCCAGCGGCAAGTCCTGGTTCGAGTTCGCGGAGGAGGGACTCCGCGCCAACAATCTGGAGCGCAAGGACTCCAGCAAGCAGTTGCTGCCAGCTCAAGGCGCAgttccagcaccagcacccgtTCCCGCAGCCGCTCCAACTCCAGCCGCGACCGGCCTGGAGGAGCCCAAGCCAAAGGCCTCCACACAGCGCAAGCTCTCGGGCCACTGGATTGACTTTGAGAACATTCCGGAGAAGCGGAAGCCAGCCAAGCGGATCACCACGCTGCCCAAGGAGACGATTGCCGCCAGCAACACGGCCACCACCAGCTCCTCGTCGGCCTGCGGCAGTGGCCATCGCTCCGGCGGCTCCgtgcctggctctggctcggggcatcatcatcatcatcaccagcaccagcaccagcaccaggcGCGGCCTGGCTCGCAGGAGGTGAACACTGCTGGCGCCAGCGACAAGCTGCACTACAACTACGTGAAGCCGGAGGACTGCCAATGCGAGTGCCACGAGGCGGAGCGCGGTGAGTCCTCCACGGCCACCATGGGCGCTGGGGACAGcagcaccggcaccggcaccggcacggGCACGACCAGTGAGTCGCTGGCCTCCgtggatctgctgcagcagggtgAGGacatgctgccactgctcgaGCCCGAACCGCAGCCAGAGAGAAG AGTCTATGCGGACGAGGAGTTGCCCGCTCCAATGCTCCGACACTCCGGCAAAAGTAGCGCCGCAGCTCGG acacaaatggAGGAGTTTCCACGACGTGACATTGGTTCGAGTCCAAGGAATCGAAAATTTCCGGATAGGAAGTAA